The Paenibacillus sophorae genome has a segment encoding these proteins:
- a CDS encoding response regulator: MSAPSFRVLIVDDSDQAREGIRTILGGDPAFEFVAEGKNGMEALELTEMWMPDLILMDIQMPVMDGLEATKRIKAKFPYVKIVIVTVSDDITHLFEALKKGAQGYLLKNLKPESWHEYLRAISVDEAPMTRELAFLILNEFSQIEKPAACTDPLTFREREILALVAKGLSNREISSRLIISEHTVKNHLKNIMQKLHMENRVQLARYVYEQNWLSKK, from the coding sequence ATGAGTGCGCCTTCTTTTCGTGTGCTTATTGTCGATGACAGCGATCAGGCCCGGGAGGGAATCCGCACCATCCTTGGCGGCGATCCGGCATTTGAATTTGTAGCCGAAGGAAAGAATGGCATGGAAGCCCTCGAATTAACAGAGATGTGGATGCCCGACTTAATTCTGATGGATATCCAAATGCCTGTGATGGATGGTCTTGAAGCGACCAAAAGAATCAAGGCAAAGTTTCCCTATGTTAAAATCGTTATCGTCACGGTTTCCGATGATATTACCCATTTGTTCGAAGCCCTAAAAAAGGGTGCACAAGGCTATTTATTAAAGAATTTAAAGCCGGAGTCCTGGCACGAATATTTAAGGGCGATTTCCGTGGATGAGGCGCCTATGACGCGGGAGCTCGCTTTTCTCATTCTCAACGAATTTTCCCAGATCGAAAAACCGGCAGCTTGTACGGACCCATTAACTTTCCGGGAACGAGAAATTCTCGCTCTGGTCGCCAAAGGATTGTCTAATCGTGAGATCTCGTCGCGCTTGATTATATCCGAGCATACGGTAAAAAATCATTTGAAAAACATTATGCAAAAGCTTCACATGGAGAATCGGGTGCAGCTTGCAAGATACGTCTACGAACAAAACTGGCTGAGCAAAAAGTGA
- a CDS encoding ArsR/SmtB family transcription factor yields MTIEQLAASDELRVRIFKALADPTRLQIIRTLKGSRTELNCGEVGERCEASKSNASYHFRTLREAGLILVRKEAQTKYIQLHYETFDTYLPGFLDSL; encoded by the coding sequence ATGACTATTGAACAACTTGCCGCTTCTGACGAACTACGTGTACGCATTTTCAAGGCTCTGGCCGATCCTACCCGTCTGCAGATCATTCGCACCCTAAAGGGCAGCCGTACTGAACTAAACTGCGGAGAGGTAGGGGAACGCTGCGAAGCTTCCAAATCGAACGCCTCTTACCATTTCCGCACCCTGAGGGAGGCAGGGCTGATTCTTGTCCGAAAGGAAGCTCAGACCAAATACATACAGCTTCATTATGAGACATTCGACACCTATTTGCCCGGATTCCTGGATTCCCTGTGA
- a CDS encoding MFS transporter, whose amino-acid sequence MQKSSLTLFFLIMFAIGTDTFLISPLLPVLRHEFHVSTASSGWMVSAYALGYALFALVAGPISDRLNRKHVMVFGMAAFSISTGLCAAAVGFWSMVLFRFLAGVSAAVISPQIWASIPILLPKDKILQGMGIATAGLSIAQMLGLPLGSFFAARDWSLPFIIIGLFSLLLTLLLLFLLPSLPPRSPSGNRLSLLKPYFGLLSSRIAVTAFAAYFIFQIGNFAAFSFLGSWLSGAFGLNVAQIGQVMLYLGIGNMLGSLFGSRLSMRFGRSATLLSGIAVNSVMFPVLALTHNLAGIKAELLVIFGIAGILFPIMISILQSLTDTARGTVSALTNALMYLGTTIGAAAAGGIYQTSGVFIAVTLVTALCFVLSAFLFRKSGVAAS is encoded by the coding sequence ATGCAAAAATCAAGTTTGACACTCTTCTTTCTGATCATGTTTGCCATAGGCACGGATACTTTTCTAATTAGTCCCCTTCTGCCCGTCCTTAGGCATGAGTTCCATGTATCTACGGCAAGCTCGGGCTGGATGGTCAGTGCTTATGCGTTAGGCTATGCCTTATTCGCCCTGGTGGCGGGACCGATATCCGATCGGCTCAACCGTAAGCATGTTATGGTGTTCGGGATGGCCGCATTCTCTATTTCCACCGGCTTATGCGCCGCTGCTGTCGGCTTTTGGAGCATGGTTCTGTTCCGTTTTCTTGCCGGTGTCAGCGCGGCCGTCATATCCCCGCAAATCTGGGCGTCCATTCCAATCCTGCTTCCCAAGGATAAAATATTGCAGGGAATGGGTATTGCCACCGCCGGTCTCTCCATCGCCCAAATGCTGGGACTGCCGCTTGGCAGCTTTTTCGCCGCCCGCGATTGGTCTCTTCCCTTTATCATCATCGGCTTGTTTTCTCTCCTGCTGACCTTGCTTCTCCTGTTCCTGCTGCCATCTCTTCCGCCCCGCAGCCCATCTGGAAACCGTCTTTCTCTCTTGAAGCCATACTTTGGGTTGCTCTCTTCCCGCATTGCGGTTACCGCCTTTGCCGCATATTTTATTTTTCAGATCGGCAATTTTGCAGCTTTCTCCTTTCTTGGCTCCTGGCTCTCCGGCGCGTTTGGACTGAATGTGGCTCAAATCGGCCAAGTCATGCTGTATCTTGGTATCGGCAACATGCTTGGCAGCCTGTTCGGCAGCCGTCTTAGCATGCGATTTGGCCGCTCTGCAACGCTGCTGTCCGGTATTGCAGTGAATAGTGTCATGTTCCCGGTGCTCGCGCTGACACATAATCTTGCGGGTATCAAGGCGGAACTGCTTGTCATCTTCGGCATTGCCGGAATTCTGTTCCCTATCATGATAAGCATCCTTCAATCTTTGACGGACACTGCACGCGGAACGGTTTCGGCCCTGACGAACGCCTTAATGTATCTCGGTACTACAATTGGAGCCGCTGCCGCTGGCGGGATTTATCAGACTTCAGGCGTCTTCATTGCCGTTACTTTGGTAACTGCGCTCTGCTTTGTCCTCTCCGCCTTCCTCTTTCGAAAAAGTGGAGTAGCAGCATCTTAG
- the murB gene encoding UDP-N-acetylmuramate dehydrogenase produces the protein MDIGKIQEELERLVPTGIVKSHESLKPHVFTQMGGRADILASPSTYEEIQAIVTYAAEKGIALTILGNGSNVIIRDGGVRGIVLHTSRLTGISLEDDVIIAQCGAQIIETSRFALEHKLAGLEFACGIPGTVGGALYMNAGAYGGEVADVLQSALVVDKNGVMAVLEGDELKWGYRSSVFSSGDYLILEARFALKPGNYDEIKASMDKLTEMRESKQPLEFPSCGSVFKRPPGRYAGQLIQESGLQGTRIGGAEVSKKHAGFIVNADNATASDYIGLIQHVRETVKDKFGIELETEVKIIGEEL, from the coding sequence ATGGATATCGGGAAAATTCAAGAAGAACTGGAGAGGCTTGTTCCGACTGGAATAGTTAAAAGCCATGAATCGCTCAAACCGCATGTGTTCACTCAAATGGGCGGCAGGGCCGACATTCTTGCATCGCCCTCGACTTACGAAGAAATTCAAGCGATCGTTACATATGCTGCCGAAAAAGGCATTGCGCTTACCATATTAGGAAATGGTTCGAACGTGATTATCAGAGACGGAGGCGTACGCGGAATCGTCCTGCACACGTCCAGATTAACCGGTATCAGCTTGGAGGATGATGTGATCATAGCCCAGTGCGGAGCGCAGATTATCGAGACCTCCCGTTTTGCCTTAGAGCACAAGCTGGCAGGTCTGGAATTTGCCTGCGGCATTCCCGGCACGGTCGGAGGCGCACTTTATATGAATGCCGGCGCATACGGCGGGGAAGTAGCGGATGTGCTGCAAAGCGCGCTTGTCGTTGACAAGAACGGGGTGATGGCTGTGCTCGAAGGCGATGAGCTGAAATGGGGTTACCGTAGCAGCGTGTTCTCAAGCGGAGATTATCTCATTTTGGAAGCCCGGTTCGCCTTAAAGCCAGGAAACTACGATGAAATCAAGGCTTCGATGGATAAGCTGACCGAAATGCGGGAATCCAAGCAGCCCCTGGAATTCCCTTCTTGCGGCAGTGTCTTTAAACGTCCCCCGGGACGGTATGCGGGTCAATTGATTCAGGAAAGCGGACTTCAGGGAACAAGAATCGGTGGCGCCGAAGTATCGAAAAAGCATGCGGGGTTCATCGTTAATGCAGATAACGCCACGGCAAGCGATTATATCGGGTTAATTCAGCATGTAAGAGAGACAGTAAAAGATAAATTTGGCATTGAACTCGAAACGGAAGTCAAGATCATCGGGGAAGAGCTTTAA
- a CDS encoding ABC transporter ATP-binding protein, whose protein sequence is MLERLNATQLSIGYAESIIVKDLNLSIPTGKITALVGANGSGKSTILKTMARLMKPASGSVLLDGKSIHSQSTKEVARQLAILPQNPTAPDGLTVSELVGYGRYPHQKGFGALTTEDRNIISSAIEVTGMKEFSDRPIERLSGGQRQRAWIAMALAQQTDILFLDEPTTFLDMAHQLEVLQLLQVLNEQEGRTIIMVVHDLNHASRYAQHMVAIKSGTVISEGAPVNVMTPEVLREVFGIEADIVEDPRTGLPLCFPHSLAERTAV, encoded by the coding sequence ATGTTGGAGCGTTTGAATGCAACTCAATTAAGTATCGGTTATGCGGAGTCGATTATTGTTAAGGATCTCAATCTGTCGATTCCGACCGGAAAAATCACGGCTCTCGTCGGCGCCAACGGTTCGGGTAAATCCACAATCCTCAAAACGATGGCCAGGCTGATGAAGCCGGCCAGCGGCAGCGTACTGCTTGACGGCAAATCGATCCATTCCCAATCGACCAAGGAGGTCGCCCGCCAGCTGGCCATTCTGCCCCAAAATCCGACCGCTCCGGACGGACTGACCGTTTCTGAGCTGGTAGGCTACGGCCGTTATCCGCATCAGAAGGGCTTCGGAGCGCTCACTACAGAGGACCGGAACATCATTTCCTCGGCCATTGAAGTGACCGGGATGAAAGAATTCAGCGACCGGCCGATTGAACGCTTGTCGGGAGGCCAGCGTCAGCGCGCATGGATCGCTATGGCGCTGGCCCAGCAGACGGACATTTTATTCCTGGATGAGCCGACGACGTTCCTCGATATGGCACACCAGCTTGAGGTGCTCCAGCTCCTGCAGGTGCTGAATGAACAGGAAGGCCGGACGATTATCATGGTCGTTCACGATTTGAATCACGCCTCCCGCTACGCGCAGCATATGGTGGCGATTAAATCGGGCACAGTAATTAGCGAAGGCGCACCGGTTAATGTTATGACGCCGGAGGTGCTGCGCGAAGTGTTCGGCATCGAGGCGGATATTGTCGAAGACCCGCGCACGGGATTGCCTCTGTGCTTTCCTCACAGCCTGGCAGAGCGAACAGCCGTCTGA
- a CDS encoding APC family permease gives MVSRVKRLLIGRPRKSTELDQEKLSKLKALAVLSSDALSSVAYGTEQILIVLIAAGFTAIWYSLPIALAVLGLLAILILSYRQTIFSYPHGGGAYIVAKENLGVSTGLLAGGSLLVDYILTVAVSASAGTDAITSAFPSLHDHSVAIAVTVIIILTIINLRGVTESASFIAIPVYLFVLSIVVLIVSGLVKYVTGGGHAAVPEIGSAVSNVSLFLLLKAFSSGCSALTGVEAVSNAIPNFKAPAEKNAAKTLMMMGLILGFMFTGITLLAYWFGITPSPTATVVSQIAESTFGRGVLYYGIQAITAVILFLAANTAYSAFPLLSFMLAKDKYLPHAFMVRGDRLGFSNGIIFLGVASSLLVAAFHGETGNLIPLYAVGVFIPFTLSQLGMMVRWFRLKPPGWRTKFAVNTVGMLTTLTITLIFIITKFSNVWVAFIFLPIVMLIFLRIHRHFKNTADELRIQLDKDKPVIKGSTIVIPVSAVTRAVLNSISYAKSLTDNVVAVYIGFDEEEIRKMEQKWEEWDPGVRLIVLRSRYRSVLRPLVKFIDTVEWKTASTDHITILIPQFITKHWWQAILHNQTSVFIRTYLMNNKDIVVATVPYHLNK, from the coding sequence ATGGTAAGCAGAGTAAAACGACTGTTAATCGGTCGTCCCAGAAAATCAACCGAACTCGACCAGGAAAAGCTATCCAAGCTGAAGGCACTTGCCGTTCTATCGTCAGATGCCCTTTCGTCCGTCGCTTACGGAACGGAACAGATTTTGATCGTGCTGATAGCTGCCGGTTTTACGGCTATCTGGTACTCTTTGCCGATTGCACTCGCAGTACTGGGATTGCTGGCGATTCTGATTTTATCTTACCGGCAGACGATATTTTCTTATCCTCATGGCGGAGGAGCTTATATTGTAGCTAAGGAAAATCTCGGCGTTTCCACAGGACTGCTGGCCGGCGGTTCCCTGCTTGTGGATTACATTCTAACGGTTGCCGTAAGCGCCTCGGCGGGAACGGATGCGATCACCTCGGCATTCCCGAGCCTTCACGATCATTCAGTGGCAATTGCGGTTACGGTGATTATCATACTGACCATAATTAACCTCCGCGGCGTTACCGAATCGGCATCCTTCATTGCTATCCCGGTATACTTGTTCGTCTTGTCCATTGTGGTTCTAATTGTTTCAGGACTGGTCAAATACGTGACCGGCGGCGGTCACGCCGCAGTTCCCGAAATCGGCTCCGCCGTATCCAATGTCAGTCTGTTCCTGCTTCTTAAAGCTTTCAGCTCCGGCTGTTCGGCCCTGACCGGGGTCGAGGCTGTATCGAATGCGATCCCGAACTTCAAGGCTCCCGCCGAGAAGAACGCCGCCAAGACACTGATGATGATGGGGCTCATTCTGGGATTCATGTTTACCGGTATTACGCTGCTGGCATACTGGTTTGGAATTACCCCGAGTCCAACAGCAACGGTCGTTTCCCAAATAGCCGAATCGACCTTCGGACGGGGGGTCCTCTATTACGGCATTCAAGCGATAACGGCGGTAATCCTGTTCCTGGCCGCCAATACGGCCTACTCGGCCTTCCCGCTGCTGTCGTTCATGCTGGCGAAAGATAAATATTTACCGCATGCCTTTATGGTTCGCGGCGACCGTCTCGGCTTCTCCAACGGTATCATTTTTCTCGGGGTGGCTTCGTCGTTGCTTGTGGCTGCATTTCACGGTGAAACCGGAAATCTAATTCCGCTTTATGCCGTCGGCGTATTTATTCCGTTCACTCTGTCCCAGCTCGGTATGATGGTGCGCTGGTTCAGGCTGAAGCCGCCCGGCTGGCGGACCAAATTTGCCGTAAATACCGTTGGCATGCTGACAACTCTTACCATTACGCTCATCTTTATCATTACTAAATTCTCGAACGTATGGGTGGCCTTTATTTTCCTTCCGATCGTGATGCTCATCTTTCTCCGCATTCACCGTCATTTTAAGAACACGGCCGATGAGCTTCGGATTCAGCTGGATAAGGATAAGCCGGTGATCAAGGGAAGTACGATCGTTATTCCGGTATCCGCTGTAACCCGGGCGGTACTTAATTCAATCAGCTATGCGAAATCACTGACCGACAATGTGGTTGCCGTATACATCGGCTTTGACGAGGAAGAGATTCGCAAGATGGAACAGAAATGGGAGGAATGGGACCCCGGAGTGCGTCTTATCGTGCTTCGTTCACGGTATCGCAGTGTCCTGCGCCCGCTGGTCAAATTTATCGATACTGTGGAATGGAAGACCGCTTCGACGGACCATATAACCATTCTGATCCCGCAATTTATCACCAAGCACTGGTGGCAGGCCATCCTGCATAATCAGACGAGTGTCTTTATCCGAACTTACCTGATGAATAATAAGGATATCGTCGTTGCGACGGTGCCGTATCATCTTAACAAATAA
- a CDS encoding disulfide oxidoreductase: MSAFSTFLRRHCLYLAWFVSLIAVAGSLYLSEVLKYEPCKLCWFQRIFMYPQVFLLGIATYRNDKRIIPYVLPLCAIGGSISLYHYAEQKIPALGKVVPCTIGVPCTKDYLNFFGFITIPLLALTAFVLIFVLLWNGREGKEENSEEIGDGFTQ, from the coding sequence ATGAGCGCATTTTCCACCTTCTTAAGGCGGCATTGTCTCTATCTGGCCTGGTTTGTATCTTTGATCGCCGTAGCAGGCAGCCTTTACCTGAGCGAAGTGTTAAAATACGAGCCCTGCAAGCTGTGCTGGTTCCAGCGGATTTTTATGTACCCTCAAGTATTTCTTCTGGGCATAGCAACCTACCGAAATGACAAGCGGATCATACCGTATGTGCTGCCGCTTTGCGCGATAGGTGGAAGCATATCACTGTATCATTACGCGGAGCAGAAAATTCCGGCGCTGGGCAAAGTGGTTCCTTGTACCATCGGTGTCCCTTGTACGAAGGATTATCTCAATTTTTTTGGTTTTATTACTATTCCGCTGCTGGCGCTAACGGCTTTTGTACTCATATTTGTATTGCTGTGGAACGGCAGAGAGGGCAAAGAGGAGAATTCGGAAGAAATAGGGGACGGATTCACTCAATAG
- a CDS encoding DsbA family protein, whose translation MSKSKKNGTSSSSKIKQERRQAELERQKRKTRILLIGTVLLAVVIFAALFVLASQNTGNPGGSSSPAAFNYDELPRLGKADAPVKLVEFGDFKCPACAKFSGIIKPQLVQDYIETGKAALYFVNMSFIGPDSKTASLAALSVYHQNSEAFWTYYDALYTNQGDEATEWATEDFLVELAQNEKLPIDYDLLRKDIQNRTYSDELARDNAVAKTNHVRSTPSLFINGIKASDPLNISAIAAEIESAAKAAEAE comes from the coding sequence TTGAGCAAATCAAAGAAAAACGGGACAAGCTCCTCATCCAAGATCAAGCAAGAAAGGCGCCAGGCCGAACTGGAGCGGCAGAAGAGAAAGACACGCATTCTATTAATCGGAACGGTCCTGCTCGCGGTCGTTATTTTTGCCGCGCTGTTTGTATTGGCTTCCCAAAATACGGGCAATCCGGGAGGCTCCAGCAGTCCGGCAGCGTTTAATTACGATGAACTTCCCAGACTTGGCAAGGCGGATGCGCCGGTCAAGCTGGTAGAGTTCGGTGATTTCAAATGTCCGGCTTGCGCGAAGTTCTCCGGAATCATTAAGCCGCAGCTTGTGCAGGATTATATCGAGACAGGAAAGGCGGCGCTTTATTTTGTCAATATGTCCTTTATTGGGCCTGATTCCAAGACAGCTTCCCTTGCCGCGCTGTCTGTCTATCATCAGAATAGCGAAGCGTTCTGGACCTATTACGATGCCCTCTATACGAACCAGGGAGATGAGGCGACCGAGTGGGCGACCGAGGATTTCCTGGTAGAGCTTGCGCAAAATGAGAAGCTTCCCATCGATTACGATCTTCTGCGTAAAGATATTCAAAACCGCACGTATTCAGATGAGTTGGCAAGGGATAATGCGGTTGCAAAAACCAATCATGTGAGAAGCACACCATCGCTGTTTATTAACGGGATCAAGGCGAGTGATCCTCTCAACATCTCGGCGATTGCGGCAGAAATTGAGTCAGCGGCAAAGGCGGCTGAAGCGGAATGA
- a CDS encoding hemolysin family protein, whose protein sequence is MSDPLPGLLRVGLIILLVLLNGFFVSVEYAMVKARGGRVDSLAEEGSKRALSAQGVIRNMDAYLSACQLGITLASLALGWLGEPVIAALLSPLLSGFGLGSAAVHVCSVILAFLLITVLHIVLGEMAPKTIAVNKAEMVLLMTASLIGAFYKLMYPFIWVVNGLAQGILRMFKLSPVSEMGTAHTEEEIRIIMQESNKSGLIDNTEMTLVDNIFGFADTTAREIMIPRTEMICLNIHSSVQENLQIAFEGMRTRYPVCEGDKDHIIGFIHMKDLIRENALNLNELIRPVLTVPESIQISALLKTMQKAKTQIAILIDEYGGTSGLVTLEDIMEEIVGEIQDEFDQERPEIEKIGEEEYSLDGLLLIEEVNSRFDMQLETEDYDTIGGWLYSRLEANPPHKGQFVEYGSHLFIVEETDNKRISRIKLLKMEPLAEEAGA, encoded by the coding sequence TTGAGCGACCCTTTACCCGGTTTATTGAGAGTTGGTCTGATTATTCTTTTGGTGCTGTTAAACGGATTTTTTGTCTCTGTGGAGTATGCGATGGTAAAAGCGCGCGGAGGGCGGGTCGATTCCCTGGCTGAGGAAGGCAGCAAAAGAGCGCTGTCGGCGCAGGGGGTTATCCGCAATATGGACGCATACCTCTCGGCCTGTCAGCTCGGAATCACGCTGGCTTCGCTGGCTCTGGGCTGGCTCGGAGAGCCTGTCATCGCGGCGCTGCTGTCACCGCTTTTGTCCGGATTCGGACTGGGCAGTGCGGCGGTTCATGTATGTTCTGTTATCCTTGCCTTTTTATTAATAACCGTTCTTCATATTGTGCTCGGTGAAATGGCTCCGAAGACCATCGCGGTGAACAAGGCCGAAATGGTGCTGCTGATGACCGCAAGCCTGATCGGCGCCTTTTACAAGCTGATGTATCCCTTTATTTGGGTGGTGAACGGACTTGCGCAGGGAATATTGCGAATGTTCAAGCTCTCGCCTGTTTCCGAGATGGGAACTGCGCATACAGAGGAAGAGATCCGGATTATAATGCAGGAAAGCAACAAGAGCGGACTGATCGATAATACCGAAATGACCCTGGTGGACAATATTTTCGGATTTGCGGACACCACGGCCAGGGAAATCATGATTCCACGGACGGAAATGATCTGTCTTAACATTCATTCATCCGTCCAGGAAAATTTACAAATCGCTTTTGAAGGCATGCGGACGCGTTATCCGGTATGCGAAGGCGATAAGGACCACATAATCGGATTTATTCATATGAAGGATCTGATCAGGGAAAATGCGTTGAACCTTAACGAATTGATTCGTCCGGTTCTGACGGTGCCCGAGTCGATTCAAATCAGCGCCCTGCTGAAAACGATGCAAAAAGCAAAGACGCAAATCGCGATTCTGATTGATGAATACGGAGGAACTTCAGGACTGGTCACCCTCGAGGACATTATGGAAGAGATCGTCGGAGAAATCCAGGACGAATTCGACCAGGAGCGCCCGGAAATTGAGAAGATCGGCGAGGAGGAGTACTCTCTCGACGGCCTGCTGCTTATTGAAGAGGTGAACAGCCGATTTGATATGCAGCTGGAAACGGAAGATTACGACACGATTGGCGGCTGGTTGTATTCCAGACTGGAAGCCAATCCCCCGCATAAAGGGCAATTCGTAGAGTACGGAAGCCATCTGTTCATCGTCGAGGAGACGGATAACAAGCGCATCTCCCGCATTAAGCTTTTGAAAATGGAGCCGCTGGCGGAAGAAGCGGGAGCCTGA
- the gerQ gene encoding spore coat protein GerQ: MIMQPYRPVTYSYGSMSSGMPVNGSMSSGVPATGSVPPQVASGGAMTPTGAVVSGALPAFEQSYIENILRLNLGKVGTFYMTYENNSEWNAKVFKGVLEAAGRDHIIISDPTTGQRTILLMVNLDYATFDQPLVYQYPGVIGAPPVTR; this comes from the coding sequence ATGATTATGCAGCCCTATCGTCCCGTTACTTATTCGTACGGAAGCATGTCATCTGGAATGCCGGTAAACGGAAGCATGTCTTCCGGAGTGCCGGCAACCGGAAGCGTCCCCCCGCAGGTAGCAAGCGGAGGTGCGATGACGCCCACAGGTGCTGTTGTCTCGGGGGCGCTGCCCGCTTTCGAGCAGTCCTACATCGAAAATATCCTGCGGCTTAACCTGGGCAAGGTCGGCACGTTCTATATGACCTACGAGAATAACAGCGAATGGAACGCCAAAGTCTTCAAAGGCGTGCTGGAGGCTGCGGGGCGGGACCACATCATTATCAGTGATCCGACTACCGGCCAACGCACTATCCTGCTGATGGTCAATCTGGATTATGCAACCTTTGACCAGCCCCTTGTTTATCAGTACCCGGGCGTCATCGGCGCTCCTCCGGTTACCCGTTAA
- a CDS encoding cell wall hydrolase: MAVIKTNSEGEKVLARLMRAEAEEDGDLGMLMVGNVGVNRILGNCLDFRNIRSVNDMVFQSPGGFEATTKGYFYQRARERDIRLARRVIGGERTHPASNALWFFRPAGNCPGAWYNQQNTGRFKAHCFFRPSQGDCPAVY; this comes from the coding sequence GTGGCCGTCATTAAGACGAATTCGGAAGGCGAAAAGGTTTTGGCCCGGCTGATGCGGGCGGAAGCGGAGGAAGACGGAGATCTCGGCATGCTTATGGTGGGGAATGTCGGAGTCAACCGGATACTGGGCAACTGTCTGGACTTCAGAAATATCCGCTCTGTCAACGACATGGTATTTCAGAGTCCGGGCGGGTTTGAAGCAACGACCAAAGGTTATTTCTATCAGCGTGCAAGAGAAAGGGATATCCGCCTCGCCAGACGCGTCATCGGCGGTGAGAGAACTCATCCCGCCTCCAACGCCCTCTGGTTCTTCCGTCCCGCCGGGAACTGCCCAGGCGCCTGGTATAACCAGCAGAATACCGGCCGTTTCAAAGCTCATTGTTTTTTTCGGCCCTCCCAAGGGGATTGTCCAGCCGTTTACTAA
- a CDS encoding SDR family NAD(P)-dependent oxidoreductase, translating into MNFENLTVIVTGAGRGIGKEVARAYAADGAKVVIAEVNKEQGERTAEDIRREGGKALFVPCDVSREEDIIGLVDQTVQAFGTVDILINNAGIANAHAAKFYELSAMEWDNVMNTNARGCFLMTREAAKVMRNNPNGGAVVNISSTRALMSEPDTEAYAAFKGAISSLTHAMAVTLGKDGITVNSILPGWIETGDYSGLREIDHSQHPAGRVGIPGDIAKACLYLTSPANRFVTGAQLVVDGGMTRKMIYEP; encoded by the coding sequence ATGAATTTTGAAAATTTGACCGTTATCGTAACCGGAGCAGGCCGGGGAATCGGCAAAGAGGTCGCTAGGGCGTATGCCGCAGATGGAGCGAAGGTAGTCATTGCAGAGGTTAACAAAGAGCAGGGTGAAAGGACTGCGGAGGATATCCGTCGGGAAGGGGGAAAGGCTCTCTTCGTCCCCTGCGACGTAAGCCGTGAGGAGGACATTATTGGGCTGGTCGATCAGACTGTACAAGCCTTTGGAACCGTCGATATTTTGATTAATAATGCGGGTATTGCTAACGCGCATGCTGCTAAATTTTACGAGCTGTCCGCCATGGAATGGGATAATGTGATGAATACGAATGCCCGCGGCTGCTTTCTGATGACGCGCGAAGCGGCCAAAGTTATGCGGAACAATCCGAATGGAGGTGCGGTCGTAAATATATCCTCTACCCGCGCCCTGATGTCGGAACCCGATACCGAAGCCTATGCAGCTTTCAAAGGGGCCATTTCATCACTGACCCATGCGATGGCAGTAACACTCGGCAAGGATGGCATCACGGTCAACAGCATCCTGCCGGGATGGATCGAGACGGGGGATTACAGCGGGCTAAGGGAGATCGATCATTCCCAGCATCCTGCGGGTCGTGTGGGAATTCCCGGGGATATCGCCAAGGCCTGCCTGTATCTGACTTCCCCGGCCAACCGATTCGTTACCGGAGCGCAGCTCGTCGTTGACGGAGGTATGACCCGGAAGATGATTTACGAACCTTGA
- a CDS encoding DUF2500 domain-containing protein, with translation MGPDPSWMFDFSGTVLPIFVVVMVGIIALSAGRGLFGWFRNNRLPVLTVPARIVAKRSEIRQKPPDDGNIARTTMIYYLTFEFEDGDRVEFNVNGSEYGVSAERDRGRLTFQGTRYHGFKREPHYSFMEER, from the coding sequence TTGGGGCCGGACCCATCCTGGATGTTTGATTTTTCCGGAACGGTATTGCCGATCTTTGTCGTCGTGATGGTAGGCATAATCGCCCTGTCAGCCGGGAGAGGACTGTTTGGGTGGTTCAGGAACAACCGTCTGCCTGTCCTTACCGTCCCTGCCCGCATAGTGGCCAAGCGCAGCGAGATCAGGCAGAAGCCTCCGGATGATGGTAACATCGCCCGTACGACGATGATTTACTATCTGACTTTTGAATTTGAAGACGGGGATAGGGTGGAGTTCAATGTGAACGGGAGCGAATACGGCGTCAGCGCCGAACGGGACCGGGGGCGTCTAACCTTTCAAGGCACCCGGTATCATGGTTTCAAGCGGGAGCCCCATTATTCCTTTATGGAAGAACGTTAG